Proteins from one Desulfocurvus vexinensis DSM 17965 genomic window:
- a CDS encoding TRAP transporter small permease subunit: MDAISTRVGQATLYLVFAMMAILLLSSIARTVFNYPLLWAVESAQFTMSAYYMLGGAFSMLLHSHVRMDVFYGRWTTRKRGVMDSVTSLFLLFYLGVLLYGGISSTAYSIEYGQRNYSAWAPLMWPIKVIMVAGIALMLLQAVAMFFKDLAQALGKELS, encoded by the coding sequence ATGGACGCAATCAGCACCCGCGTCGGCCAGGCGACGCTTTACCTTGTCTTCGCCATGATGGCCATCCTGCTTTTGTCGTCCATCGCGCGAACCGTGTTCAATTACCCGTTGCTGTGGGCTGTTGAATCGGCGCAATTCACGATGTCGGCATACTACATGCTTGGCGGAGCGTTTTCCATGCTCCTGCACTCCCATGTGCGCATGGACGTGTTCTATGGCCGCTGGACCACGCGCAAGCGCGGGGTGATGGACTCGGTGACGTCCCTGTTCCTGCTGTTCTACCTGGGCGTGCTGCTCTACGGCGGCATTTCCAGCACGGCCTATTCCATCGAGTATGGCCAGCGCAACTACTCGGCCTGGGCGCCGCTCATGTGGCCCATCAAGGTGATCATGGTCGCGGGCATCGCGCTGATGCTGCTCCAGGCGGTGGCCATGTTCTTCAAGGATCTTGCCCAGGCCCTGGGGAAGGAGCTGTCGTGA
- a CDS encoding PAS domain S-box protein produces MRFPVIIFCALLAVLLGPWAARGQAPAPPGQGSPAPGADPGFVTAVVLKDFPPFFAAGQDGAPFGFAVDAMRAIAARAGLRVRFIVANDWTQAQQAVLDGRATLMAGLTPTPERLRSFIFTSPVFVSPACLMVRANNNTVKGPHDLAGRTLAALQGNIIPESLGRVPRLRIHGYPNPEKYIFDLLSGNADAVLGGRYELQRLTMRAGVDNLVDFVPGPEMEYKRALALAPDQGGLRDRLDAAVREFIASPQYPALVELWYGRPQPFWTAPRIAVAAGLALAAALLAALAVHYRLTLRLNNRLAAALEASRRGADELAHSRDLFRHLVENIRHVFWMRDLAAQRIVYVSPGYEALFGRSAQALYDDPAAFLETVHPDDATAVRQAMHALHETGAPFDMEFRILPAPGQERWVGVRAFRIPAADALPERVVGILEDITAHKKTRLATQESEALFRALFMDSSMVMLLVEPGTGRIVEANHAASAYYGWTRDELKARSVLDINTLPPQEVRAAMREAKAAGRRHFSFRHRLASGEVRDVEVYSGPVSMQGCEMLYSCIIDVTARREAEERLRRSEEFQQAIIACSPVALYSVDMGGNVLSWNSSAERIFGWGAGEVLGRPLPIVGSAQQEEFASLRQRVLAGETLLGMELVRNRKDGSKVHISLSTTSVLDRDGAPIGILGAAQDITARKQAEAELLHAKEAAEAASQAKSEFLANMSHEIRTPLNGLMGMLQLLETTALHDEQGEYVGLAKQSCTRLTRLLSDILDLSRVEAGKLSLQAKPFALADVVDQLKGIFRPMARQAGLRFECHIDPAVPALVVGDEVRLEQVLMNLLGNAFKFTTSGSVTLEAYRLPPRAPGQCRVLFSVADTGIGIPGEDIDKLFKPFSQVSEGFTRKYQGAGLGLVICKRLVELMGGNIAVDSEPGAGTTMFFCCTFQALDAPELAPGDDAPRPALALAGRRILVAEDDRVSALVAARLLAKAGAEATVVEDGQQALDTLRREPFDLALMDVQMPVLDGVEATRAIRDGAAGQAARAIPILAMTAYAMDGDAETFLAAGMDGYVSKPATLEDLTHAVEAALAGRG; encoded by the coding sequence ATGCGTTTTCCCGTGATCATTTTTTGCGCCCTGCTCGCCGTCCTGCTGGGCCCGTGGGCCGCGCGTGGCCAAGCGCCCGCCCCTCCGGGCCAGGGCAGCCCCGCCCCCGGCGCCGATCCCGGATTCGTCACCGCCGTGGTGCTCAAGGACTTTCCGCCCTTTTTCGCCGCCGGGCAGGACGGCGCCCCCTTCGGCTTCGCCGTGGACGCCATGCGCGCCATCGCCGCCCGCGCCGGGCTGCGCGTCCGCTTCATCGTCGCCAACGACTGGACCCAGGCCCAGCAGGCCGTGCTCGACGGCCGGGCCACGCTCATGGCCGGGCTGACTCCCACTCCCGAGCGCCTGCGCAGTTTCATCTTCACGTCGCCTGTCTTCGTCTCGCCCGCGTGTCTCATGGTCCGGGCCAACAACAATACAGTGAAGGGCCCGCACGATCTCGCGGGGCGGACCCTGGCCGCGCTGCAGGGCAACATCATCCCGGAATCCCTGGGCCGCGTGCCCAGGCTGCGCATCCACGGCTACCCCAACCCCGAGAAATACATCTTCGACCTGCTTTCCGGCAACGCGGACGCCGTGCTCGGCGGGCGCTACGAACTCCAGCGCCTGACCATGCGGGCCGGGGTGGACAACCTGGTGGACTTCGTGCCCGGCCCGGAGATGGAATACAAGCGGGCCCTGGCCCTGGCCCCGGACCAGGGCGGCCTGCGCGACAGGCTCGACGCCGCCGTGCGCGAGTTCATCGCCTCCCCGCAGTATCCCGCCCTGGTGGAACTCTGGTACGGCAGGCCCCAGCCCTTCTGGACGGCGCCGCGCATCGCCGTGGCCGCGGGCCTGGCCCTGGCCGCCGCCCTGCTTGCCGCCCTGGCCGTGCACTACCGGCTCACCCTGCGGCTGAACAACCGCCTCGCCGCCGCCCTGGAGGCCAGCCGCCGCGGCGCCGACGAGCTGGCCCACAGCCGGGACCTCTTCCGCCATCTGGTGGAGAACATCCGCCACGTCTTCTGGATGCGCGACCTGGCCGCGCAGCGGATCGTCTACGTCAGCCCGGGCTACGAAGCCCTCTTCGGCAGGAGCGCCCAGGCGCTGTACGACGACCCTGCGGCCTTCCTGGAGACCGTGCACCCCGACGACGCGACGGCCGTGCGCCAGGCCATGCATGCCCTGCACGAGACCGGCGCCCCGTTCGACATGGAATTCCGCATCCTGCCCGCCCCGGGGCAGGAGCGCTGGGTCGGCGTCCGCGCCTTCCGCATCCCGGCGGCGGACGCGCTGCCCGAGCGCGTCGTCGGCATCCTGGAGGACATCACCGCCCACAAGAAGACCCGGCTCGCCACCCAGGAAAGCGAGGCCCTCTTCCGCGCGCTGTTCATGGACAGCAGCATGGTCATGCTCCTGGTCGAGCCCGGCACGGGGCGCATCGTGGAGGCCAACCACGCCGCCAGCGCCTACTACGGCTGGACCCGGGACGAGCTCAAGGCCCGCTCCGTGCTGGACATCAACACCCTGCCCCCGCAAGAGGTCCGGGCCGCCATGCGCGAGGCCAAGGCCGCGGGCAGGCGGCACTTCTCCTTCCGCCACCGGCTGGCCAGCGGCGAGGTGCGCGACGTGGAGGTCTACAGCGGGCCGGTGTCCATGCAGGGGTGCGAGATGCTCTACTCCTGCATCATCGACGTCACCGCGCGCCGCGAGGCCGAGGAGCGGCTGCGCCGCAGCGAAGAATTCCAGCAGGCCATCATCGCCTGCTCGCCCGTGGCTCTGTACAGTGTGGACATGGGCGGCAACGTGCTGTCGTGGAACTCCTCCGCCGAGCGCATCTTCGGCTGGGGCGCCGGGGAGGTGCTCGGCAGGCCGCTGCCCATCGTGGGGTCCGCGCAGCAGGAGGAATTCGCCTCGCTGCGCCAGCGGGTCCTGGCCGGGGAAACCCTGCTGGGCATGGAGCTGGTGCGCAACCGCAAGGACGGCTCGAAAGTCCACATCAGCCTGTCCACGACCAGCGTTCTGGACCGCGACGGCGCGCCCATCGGCATCCTGGGGGCCGCGCAGGACATCACGGCCCGCAAGCAGGCCGAGGCCGAACTGCTGCACGCCAAGGAGGCCGCCGAGGCCGCCAGCCAGGCCAAGAGCGAATTCCTGGCCAACATGAGCCACGAAATCCGCACGCCGCTCAACGGGCTCATGGGCATGCTCCAGCTCCTGGAAACCACGGCCCTGCACGACGAGCAGGGCGAATACGTAGGGCTGGCCAAGCAGTCCTGCACCCGCCTGACGCGCCTGCTCTCGGACATCCTGGACCTCTCGCGGGTGGAGGCGGGCAAGCTCAGCCTGCAGGCCAAGCCCTTCGCCCTGGCCGACGTGGTGGACCAGCTCAAGGGCATCTTCCGGCCCATGGCCAGGCAGGCGGGCCTGCGCTTCGAATGCCATATCGACCCCGCCGTGCCCGCGCTGGTGGTGGGCGACGAGGTGCGCCTGGAACAGGTGCTGATGAACCTGCTGGGCAACGCCTTCAAGTTCACCACCTCCGGAAGCGTGACCCTGGAGGCCTACCGCCTGCCACCGCGCGCGCCCGGGCAATGCCGCGTGCTCTTCAGCGTGGCCGACACGGGCATCGGCATCCCCGGCGAGGACATCGACAAGCTCTTCAAGCCCTTCTCCCAGGTCAGCGAGGGCTTCACGCGCAAGTACCAGGGCGCGGGGCTGGGGCTGGTCATCTGCAAGCGGCTGGTGGAGCTCATGGGCGGCAACATCGCCGTGGACAGCGAGCCCGGCGCGGGAACGACCATGTTCTTCTGCTGCACCTTCCAGGCCCTGGACGCCCCGGAACTGGCGCCCGGGGACGACGCGCCCCGGCCCGCCCTGGCCCTGGCGGGCAGGCGCATCCTCGTGGCCGAGGACGACCGCGTCAGCGCCCTGGTGGCCGCCCGGCTGCTGGCCAAGGCCGGGGCCGAGGCCACGGTGGTGGAAGACGGCCAGCAGGCCCTGGACACCCTGCGCCGGGAGCCTTTCGACCTGGCGCTCATGGACGTGCAGATGCCCGTGCTCGACGGCGTGGAAGCCACCCGCGCCATCCGGGACGGCGCCGCCGGACAGGCCGCCAGGGCCATCCCCATCCTCGCCATGACCGCCTACGCCATGGACGGCGACGCCGAAACCTTCCTGGCCGCAGGCATGGACGGCTACGTCTCCAAACCCGCAACCCTGGAAGACCTGACCCACGCCGTGGAAGCGGCCCTGGCGGGGCGGGGGTGA
- a CDS encoding amino acid ABC transporter permease, whose product MNLAVLDGYWPVILAGLGTTARICALSVALGLALGLGIELLRQGVRPARALCRVYIEFFRGSPILIQLFLLYYAGPGFGLVLEPEAAGVVGLGLYGAAYFTEIFRAGFESIPRGQIEAAQSLGLSPLRMLTRIRLPQMAALVMPPVVNQIIILVKDSAVLSIITVPELTKETSKIVNETFAIAEPLLILALLYWLLVEAVSRAGGALEARLTRHLKPAAGRRP is encoded by the coding sequence ATGAACCTCGCCGTGCTCGACGGCTACTGGCCGGTGATCCTTGCCGGGCTGGGCACCACGGCACGCATCTGCGCCCTGTCCGTCGCCCTGGGTCTGGCCCTGGGGCTTGGCATCGAGCTGCTGCGCCAGGGCGTGCGCCCGGCCCGGGCCCTGTGCCGGGTCTATATCGAATTCTTTCGCGGTTCGCCCATCCTCATCCAGCTGTTCCTGCTCTACTACGCCGGGCCGGGCTTCGGGCTGGTGCTGGAGCCCGAGGCGGCGGGGGTGGTCGGCCTGGGGCTCTACGGCGCGGCCTATTTCACCGAGATCTTCCGCGCCGGGTTCGAGTCCATCCCCCGGGGCCAGATCGAGGCCGCCCAGAGCCTGGGCCTGTCGCCGCTGCGCATGCTCACGCGCATCCGCCTGCCGCAGATGGCCGCCCTGGTGATGCCCCCTGTGGTCAACCAGATCATCATCCTGGTCAAGGATTCCGCCGTGTTGTCCATCATCACCGTGCCCGAGCTGACCAAGGAGACCTCCAAGATCGTCAACGAGACCTTTGCCATCGCCGAGCCGCTGCTCATCCTGGCGCTGCTGTACTGGCTGCTGGTGGAGGCCGTGTCGCGGGCGGGCGGGGCCCTGGAGGCCCGGCTCACGCGCCACCTCAAACCCGCAGCCGGGAGGCGCCCATGA
- a CDS encoding amino acid ABC transporter ATP-binding protein: MTVKTRTMTPIIEITGLHKRFGELEVLRGIDLRVYPSEVVCLIGPSGSGKSTLLRCINFLEAYEAGSVVVNGQLIGYRREPDGSLHRCTPAQVRLARRGLGMVFQQFNLWPHMTALDNVTEALRSVKGKTRSEAADIGAAMLEKVGLADKARCYPASLSGGQQQRVAIARALAMEPTIMLFDEPTSALDPELVGDVLAVMRSLAAEGMTMVVVTHEMGFAAEAADRVVFMEDGQVVEQGLPGQMFNAPSTSRLEAFLGGWRRRNA, encoded by the coding sequence ATGACCGTCAAGACGCGCACCATGACCCCGATCATCGAAATCACCGGATTGCACAAGCGCTTCGGCGAACTGGAGGTGCTGCGCGGCATCGACCTGCGGGTCTACCCCTCGGAGGTCGTCTGCCTCATCGGACCTTCGGGCTCGGGCAAGAGCACGCTGTTGCGCTGCATCAACTTCCTGGAGGCCTACGAGGCGGGCAGCGTGGTGGTCAACGGCCAGCTCATCGGCTACCGGCGCGAGCCCGACGGCAGCCTGCACCGTTGCACCCCGGCCCAGGTGCGCCTGGCGCGCCGCGGCCTGGGCATGGTCTTCCAGCAGTTCAACCTCTGGCCGCACATGACGGCCCTGGACAACGTCACCGAGGCCCTGCGCTCGGTCAAGGGCAAGACCCGCTCCGAGGCCGCCGACATCGGCGCGGCCATGCTGGAGAAGGTCGGGCTGGCCGACAAGGCCCGCTGCTACCCCGCCAGCCTGTCCGGCGGGCAGCAGCAGCGTGTGGCCATCGCCCGGGCCCTGGCCATGGAGCCGACCATCATGCTCTTCGACGAGCCAACCAGCGCCCTGGACCCCGAGCTGGTGGGCGACGTGCTGGCCGTCATGCGTTCCCTGGCCGCCGAGGGCATGACCATGGTCGTGGTGACCCACGAGATGGGCTTCGCCGCCGAGGCCGCCGATCGCGTGGTGTTCATGGAGGACGGGCAGGTGGTGGAGCAGGGCCTGCCCGGGCAGATGTTCAACGCGCCGTCCACCAGCCGCCTGGAAGCCTTCCTCGGCGGCTGGCGGCGGCGCAACGCCTAG
- a CDS encoding transporter substrate-binding domain-containing protein, whose protein sequence is MVWKFPAPRTLAACVAVCAALLAAAPARADLLETVKQKGEIVIGTEAQFPPFEFVEDGKIVGYSADLLELVMAELPGVAVKRLDVPWQGILPGLAAGKFDYVVTSVTATKERYERYALSLPVADATVALLVRADSDIQTPADVAGKTVASQTGSAQLQALKGLGETLAAQGKGLAGIREYVGFDEAYADLAAGRVDAVAQSFPNLADAVKKRPDAFRIITPPFGPAVYFSWAARNDEDSKALAAFFDQGLRKLNESGKMRELQVKWFGFEMAVPSDALPVPIQ, encoded by the coding sequence ATGGTATGGAAGTTCCCGGCTCCCCGAACCCTGGCCGCCTGCGTGGCCGTCTGCGCCGCGCTGCTCGCCGCCGCCCCCGCGCGGGCCGACCTGCTCGAAACCGTCAAGCAGAAGGGCGAGATCGTCATCGGCACCGAGGCCCAGTTCCCGCCCTTCGAATTCGTCGAGGACGGCAAGATCGTGGGCTACTCCGCCGATCTGCTGGAGCTGGTCATGGCCGAGCTGCCCGGCGTGGCCGTCAAGCGCCTGGACGTGCCCTGGCAGGGCATCCTGCCCGGCCTGGCCGCAGGCAAGTTCGACTATGTGGTGACCTCCGTCACCGCCACCAAGGAGCGCTACGAGCGCTACGCCCTGAGTCTGCCCGTGGCCGATGCCACCGTGGCGCTGCTGGTGCGCGCCGACTCCGACATCCAGACCCCTGCGGACGTAGCCGGGAAGACCGTGGCCTCGCAGACCGGCTCGGCCCAGCTCCAGGCCCTCAAGGGCCTGGGCGAGACCCTGGCCGCCCAGGGCAAGGGGCTGGCCGGGATACGCGAGTATGTGGGCTTCGACGAGGCCTACGCCGATCTGGCCGCCGGGCGCGTGGACGCCGTGGCCCAGTCCTTCCCCAACCTGGCCGACGCGGTGAAGAAGCGCCCCGACGCTTTCCGCATCATCACCCCGCCCTTCGGCCCGGCGGTGTACTTCTCCTGGGCCGCGCGCAACGACGAGGACAGCAAGGCCCTGGCCGCCTTCTTCGACCAGGGCCTGCGCAAGCTCAACGAGTCCGGCAAGATGCGCGAGTTGCAGGTCAAATGGTTCGGCTTCGAGATGGCCGTGCCGTCCGACGCCCTGCCCGTGCCCATCCAGTAG
- a CDS encoding amino acid ABC transporter permease: protein MSALPKLDPGVVLDNLPAMLTGAGVTLGVALASIAAGLVIGMGVCLCRISGRPALRGAARVYISVLRGVPILVLLLLVFYMLPLVGVEAPPLLAAIAALSLNSGAFQAEIYRGGFASIAPGQAEAARALGLGEGRILGRIMVPQVLWLVLPALVGELIVLLKNTSLISVIAVTELMRASQQLVSKTYRPTEIYLAAALFYIVMNLALAGLGAWVRRRLAGGREVAP from the coding sequence GTGAGCGCATTGCCGAAACTCGACCCGGGCGTGGTCCTGGACAACCTGCCCGCCATGCTCACCGGGGCGGGCGTGACCCTGGGCGTGGCCCTGGCGTCCATCGCCGCCGGGCTGGTCATCGGCATGGGGGTCTGCCTGTGCCGCATCTCGGGCCGCCCGGCCCTGCGCGGGGCTGCGCGGGTCTACATCAGCGTGCTGCGCGGCGTGCCCATCCTCGTTTTGCTGCTGCTGGTCTTCTACATGCTGCCCCTGGTGGGCGTGGAGGCGCCCCCGCTGCTGGCGGCCATCGCCGCCCTGAGCCTGAACTCCGGGGCCTTCCAGGCCGAGATCTACCGGGGCGGCTTCGCCAGCATCGCTCCGGGCCAGGCCGAGGCCGCCCGGGCCCTGGGCCTGGGCGAGGGGCGCATCCTGGGCCGGATCATGGTGCCCCAGGTGCTGTGGCTGGTGCTTCCGGCCCTGGTGGGCGAACTCATCGTGCTGCTCAAGAACACCTCGCTCATCTCGGTCATCGCCGTCACCGAGCTGATGCGTGCCAGCCAGCAGCTGGTGTCCAAGACTTACCGGCCCACGGAAATCTACCTCGCGGCGGCCCTGTTCTACATCGTCATGAACCTGGCCCTGGCGGGGCTGGGGGCCTGGGTGCGCAGGCGCCTGGCCGGGGGCAGGGAGGTGGCGCCATGA
- a CDS encoding DUF1989 domain-containing protein gives MASELMTIPARKGKAAVVRAGQRIKIINTHGQQVVDTWAFNLCDMNEYLSMQHTRAYLDKIIPQAGDDLVSNRRRPMLRFVQDTSRGVHDTLIAACDIYRYIGLGVSEYHDNCQDNFFAAMGALGHHPAFCPSPLNLWMNTPARDNTIVWLPPVCKAGDFVVLEACFDCVVAMSACPQDVVPINGVGCTPTEAHFVVLEG, from the coding sequence ATGGCAAGCGAACTGATGACCATCCCCGCCCGCAAGGGCAAGGCCGCCGTGGTGCGCGCCGGGCAGCGCATCAAGATCATTAACACCCATGGCCAGCAGGTGGTGGACACCTGGGCCTTCAACCTCTGCGACATGAACGAATACCTGTCCATGCAGCACACGCGCGCCTACCTGGACAAGATCATCCCCCAGGCGGGTGATGACCTTGTCTCCAACCGCCGTCGCCCCATGCTGCGCTTCGTGCAGGACACCTCCCGGGGCGTGCACGACACGCTCATCGCCGCCTGCGACATCTACCGCTACATCGGCCTGGGCGTGAGCGAATACCACGACAACTGCCAGGACAATTTCTTCGCCGCCATGGGCGCCCTGGGCCACCACCCGGCCTTCTGCCCCAGCCCCCTGAACCTGTGGATGAACACTCCCGCCCGGGACAACACCATCGTCTGGCTGCCGCCTGTCTGCAAGGCCGGGGACTTCGTGGTCCTGGAGGCCTGCTTCGACTGCGTGGTGGCCATGTCGGCCTGCCCGCAGGACGTGGTGCCCATCAACGGTGTGGGCTGCACGCCCACCGAGGCCCACTTCGTGGTCCTGGAAGGCTAG
- a CDS encoding TRAP transporter substrate-binding protein — MKRREFIKKAGAAGLAATAGAVVNAPFVHASKKTTIRWRLQTYAGPALAEHVIKPQIEAFNKIADNEMVIELYNADQLVPTGELFRAMQRGTIDAVQSDDDSIAAPVDVAVFAAYFPFASRYALDVPTLFNHYGLKEIWEEAYSEVKGVTWLSAGAWDPCNFATKQPINSVADLKGKRVFTFPTGGRFLQRFGVVPVTLPWEDVEVALQTGELDGIAWSGITEDYTVGWANVTNYYLTNNISGAWAGSYFANSDKWDALPERLKTLFRMSMDSSHYYRLHWYWWGEAHYRTKGGKLKLTSIPESEWKVVEDEAIKFWDEIAAQSPRNAKVVSILKDYVETMKQAGPPYRG; from the coding sequence ATGAAACGCAGAGAGTTCATCAAGAAGGCGGGCGCCGCCGGGCTCGCGGCCACCGCCGGGGCCGTGGTCAACGCGCCCTTCGTCCACGCCAGCAAGAAAACCACCATCCGCTGGCGCCTGCAAACCTATGCGGGGCCCGCCCTGGCCGAACACGTCATCAAGCCGCAGATCGAGGCCTTCAACAAGATCGCCGACAACGAGATGGTCATCGAGTTGTACAACGCCGACCAGTTGGTGCCCACGGGCGAGCTGTTCCGCGCCATGCAGCGCGGCACCATCGACGCCGTGCAGAGCGACGACGACTCCATTGCCGCCCCCGTGGACGTGGCCGTGTTCGCGGCCTATTTCCCCTTTGCCTCGCGCTACGCCCTGGACGTGCCGACGCTCTTCAACCACTACGGGCTCAAGGAAATCTGGGAGGAGGCCTACTCCGAGGTCAAGGGCGTGACCTGGCTGTCCGCCGGTGCCTGGGACCCCTGCAACTTCGCCACCAAGCAGCCCATCAACAGCGTGGCCGACCTCAAGGGCAAGCGCGTGTTCACCTTCCCCACGGGCGGACGCTTCCTGCAGCGCTTCGGCGTGGTGCCCGTGACCCTGCCCTGGGAGGACGTGGAAGTCGCCCTGCAGACCGGCGAGCTGGACGGTATCGCCTGGTCGGGCATCACCGAGGACTACACCGTGGGCTGGGCCAACGTGACCAACTACTACCTGACCAACAACATTTCCGGCGCCTGGGCCGGGTCCTACTTCGCCAATTCCGACAAGTGGGACGCCCTGCCCGAGCGGTTGAAGACGCTGTTCCGTATGTCCATGGACAGCTCGCACTACTACCGCCTGCACTGGTACTGGTGGGGCGAGGCCCACTACCGCACCAAGGGCGGCAAGCTGAAGCTGACCTCCATCCCCGAGAGCGAATGGAAGGTCGTGGAGGACGAGGCCATCAAGTTCTGGGACGAGATCGCCGCCCAGAGCCCCCGAAACGCCAAGGTCGTCTCCATCCTCAAGGACTACGTCGAGACCATGAAGCAGGCCGGCCCGCCCTACCGCGGCTAG
- a CDS encoding M20 family metallopeptidase, producing MDPVLLARELVRLDTTNPPGGEERALRYLAQLLSAGGLEVALDTFGPGRGSLVARLNPGRGPALCLAGHVDTVPVGREAWAVDPFAGLVQDGRLHGRGASDMKGGVAAMCAAALALAREGFGGALAVYVFGGEESGCEGSFHALADPALRGQPGAVVVAEPTRNRPLVGHKGALWLACETRGRTAHGSMPELGDNALYKLVDAVARVRALDLGPAHAHLGPPTLSVNTLQAGENVNSVPDRARATIDIRSVPGQDNAALTALVRAAAGEQAEVRALLDLPPVWTAPDHPWLARACAALAPLLDRPPGVETVQFFTDAAAFRHVCPEVPMLILGPGDPAQAHRTDEWCATADIHAATAMYLALARDWDAAPD from the coding sequence GTGGACCCCGTCCTGCTGGCCCGCGAGCTGGTCCGTCTCGATACCACCAACCCCCCGGGGGGCGAGGAGCGGGCCCTGCGGTACCTGGCGCAGCTGTTGTCCGCCGGGGGGCTGGAGGTGGCCCTGGACACCTTCGGGCCGGGCCGGGGCAGCCTGGTGGCCCGGCTGAACCCCGGGCGCGGCCCGGCCCTGTGCCTGGCCGGGCATGTGGACACCGTGCCCGTGGGCCGCGAGGCCTGGGCCGTGGACCCCTTCGCCGGGCTGGTGCAGGACGGGCGGCTGCATGGCCGGGGCGCCAGCGACATGAAGGGCGGGGTGGCGGCCATGTGCGCCGCCGCCCTGGCCCTGGCCCGCGAAGGCTTCGGCGGCGCCCTGGCCGTGTATGTCTTTGGCGGCGAGGAAAGCGGCTGCGAGGGCTCCTTCCACGCCCTGGCCGACCCCGCTCTGCGCGGCCAGCCCGGGGCCGTGGTGGTGGCCGAGCCCACGCGCAACCGGCCCCTGGTGGGCCACAAGGGCGCCCTGTGGCTGGCCTGCGAAACCCGGGGCCGCACGGCCCATGGCTCCATGCCCGAGCTGGGCGACAACGCCCTGTACAAGCTGGTGGACGCCGTGGCGCGCGTCCGGGCCCTGGACCTGGGGCCGGCCCACGCGCACCTCGGCCCGCCGACCCTGAGCGTGAACACGCTCCAGGCGGGCGAAAATGTCAATTCCGTGCCCGACCGGGCCCGGGCGACCATCGACATCCGCAGCGTGCCCGGGCAGGACAACGCCGCCCTGACGGCCCTGGTCCGCGCCGCCGCCGGGGAGCAGGCCGAGGTCCGCGCCCTGCTGGACCTGCCCCCGGTCTGGACCGCGCCGGACCACCCCTGGCTGGCCCGGGCCTGCGCTGCCCTGGCGCCGTTGCTGGACCGGCCCCCGGGCGTGGAGACCGTGCAGTTTTTCACCGACGCGGCGGCCTTCCGCCACGTCTGCCCCGAGGTGCCCATGCTCATCCTTGGCCCCGGCGACCCGGCCCAGGCCCACCGCACCGACGAATGGTGCGCCACTGCCGATATCCATGCCGCCACCGCCATGTATCTGGCCCTGGCCCGCGACTGGGACGCAGCCCCCGACTGA
- a CDS encoding cupin domain-containing protein, with protein sequence MMHEKNLLGQRIRMLRRQQGLTLRALADGAGCSESMLSKLENGKGNPSINVLHAVSRALGTNMGSLFLPAPMPGVVMRRGDRHLAQLGPGNGQGVILEYLSPHLPGHVLQAHIHIIEPGGGTETITHEGEEAGYVLEGELALTVDGEAYHLHEGDSFFFDSSLPHSTRNPGQTTARVLWVNTPPTF encoded by the coding sequence ATGATGCACGAAAAGAATCTTCTGGGGCAGCGTATCCGCATGCTGCGCAGGCAGCAGGGGCTGACCCTGCGCGCCCTGGCCGATGGTGCCGGGTGTTCGGAAAGCATGCTGTCCAAGCTGGAGAACGGCAAGGGCAACCCTTCCATCAACGTGCTGCACGCCGTGTCGCGCGCCCTGGGCACCAACATGGGCTCGCTGTTCCTGCCCGCGCCCATGCCCGGGGTGGTCATGCGCCGGGGCGACCGGCACCTGGCCCAGCTCGGGCCGGGCAACGGCCAGGGAGTGATCCTCGAATACCTTTCGCCGCACCTGCCCGGGCACGTGCTCCAGGCGCATATCCATATCATCGAGCCCGGCGGCGGCACCGAGACCATCACCCACGAGGGCGAGGAGGCCGGCTACGTGCTCGAGGGTGAACTGGCGCTGACCGTGGACGGCGAGGCCTACCACCTCCACGAGGGCGATTCCTTCTTCTTCGATTCCAGCCTGCCGCATTCCACGCGCAACCCCGGGCAGACCACGGCCCGCGTCCTGTGGGTCAACACGCCGCCCACGTTCTAG